A genomic region of Cydia amplana chromosome 5, ilCydAmpl1.1, whole genome shotgun sequence contains the following coding sequences:
- the LOC134648004 gene encoding uncharacterized protein LOC134648004, whose translation MPYILIRGNLASYGHKNPWRVLVSGLKAGDIEQLKRFACGGYCDDSTIVYLQHPCVILSALEVLGYKVVASSSTSVKQDYNEYMWTMRKEFSEPEPSVIVEQDNITNFSKEAMHFGNYQQPAKDDVV comes from the exons ATGCCCTACATTTTGATCAGAGGTAACCTCGCATCTTATGGCCATAAAAACCCTTGGCGAGTTTTAGTATCCGGCTTAAAag CTGGTGACATTGAGCAGCTAAAAAGATTTGCGTGTGGTGGCTACTGTGATGATTCTACCATTGTCTACTTGCAGCACCCCTGTGTAATACTGAGCGCATTAGAG GTTTTGGGTTACAAAGTGGTTGCATCAAGTTCCACATCAGTCAAACAAGACTATAATGAATACATGTGGACTATGAGAAAGGAGTTTTCAGAACCGGAACCATCAGTGATTGTAGAGCAGGACAATATCACAAATTTTAGCAAAGAGGCTATGCACTTTGGTAACTATCAGCAGCCAGCAAAAGACGACGTAGTGTAA
- the LOC134648008 gene encoding uncharacterized protein LOC134648008 yields MDTKGSQNPSSANLNTIPLSEEGVVYIAIKGSLHASDCSVFGLGDDEIRALTKKYPGSGVVVNGVAIKTNVLHAINSLSQLGYKIISSTGENEITWTLQREL; encoded by the coding sequence atGGATACCAAAGGTAGCCAAAATCCTTCCTCTGCCAATCTGAACACTATTCCTTTATCTGAAGAAGGAGTTGTATACATTGCCATTAAGGGCTCCCTACATGCATCTGACTGCTCTGTCTTTGGATTAGGCGATGACGAAATAAGAGCACTGACTAAAAAATACCCAGGATCTGGAGTTGTTGTAAATGGAGTTGCCATTAAAACTAATGTGCTACATGCTATAAACTCATTATCCCAGCTGGGCTACAAAATAATCTCAAGCACTGGAGAAAATGAGATCACCTGGACTCTTCAGCGTGAGCTGTAA
- the LOC134648002 gene encoding ankyrin repeat domain-containing protein 39, giving the protein MDHVNCDHTHCTTANQSVCQTLSEMEWERGIWNAAFNGDKEKVNTLIHKANNPKEFVNIPDNSGYTALHYAARNGHVDICRTLLGTGACVDAQTSGFATPLHKAAAAGKAATLLFLIQSGANVLMQDTDGQTALHKAIANKRTDLINILLQACPELANVKDKRGRVAAELSQN; this is encoded by the exons ATGGATCATGTCAATTGTGATCACACTCACTGCACAACTGCAAACCAATCGGTTTGTCAGACACTATCGGAAATGGAATGGGAGAGAGGAATATGGAATGCTG CTTTTAACGGTGACAAAGAGAAAGTGAACACGTTAATACACAAAGCAAACAATCCTAAGGAATTTGTGAATATTCCAGACAATTCTGGGTACACCGCACTGCACTACGCCGCACGTAATGGTCATGTAGACATATGTAGAACACTGCTGGGGACTGGAGCATGTGTTGACGCTCAGACTAGTGGATTTGCTACACCACTTCATAAGGCTGCTGCTGCAG GTAAAGCAGCTACCCTATTATTCCTTATTCAGAGTGGAGCAAATGTGTTAATGCAAGATACGGATGGTCAGACTGCTCTTCACAAGGCCATAGCTAATAAACGTACAGACCTGATCAACATTTTACTACAAGCATGTCCCGAACTTGCTAATGTTAAGGACAAGAGAGGTCGTGTTGCAGCCGAACTTTCACAGAACtga
- the LOC134647971 gene encoding ankyrin repeat, PH and SEC7 domain containing protein secG, producing the protein MESSLEDNLYKAVQSADQGSIVCLLDRGANPNKIAKNGKTSLGEACNVGNLSIVKLLVDTTRSRQTTHSSRKRHLKIQKRKIKNDGPQEETLTKYKNPSDRKRMGLQLENIGPGQDSKRDVNRGYFVFIHSDGSSSDESRITSLLSPLSPVSLTPSPQDDLEWDEEIGNVAPTTSEDETWTSMYKWYASILECTGAAIASQSIEIYGIDQQDAFMRTALHYAAERGHAEVVRLLLDAGSKVEVIAGDGSTPLHVAVIKNHPEIVKMLLMAGCHVNNKTHEKMTPLHYAASNGFIDLVKILVNNGANLEARDTSERTALFIAAGRGHVDVVKYLISVGANVNGEEIHGYTPLCEAVWRRFPEVVEVLLLSRARITHSHKLLHYAIIQRQEEIVKMLANYGGGLNLHNDNGDTPLLLAVRLSQPGVARILLEKGAHVNSCNSITGATALHIAVESIDCPEIFEELLICLLEYRLDMNAIALTGDTALNRALLLHKDHAAVLQIRYGANVNACDLHSCGLDNLSIASRRRSNNLARMLIKAGHHITTPDPTTAVPKQGTTAYWLYHTSRQPHSLSDICRMQIRSMTKKKILFQYISTLPLPTSLKRFLMMEDEGL; encoded by the exons ATGGAAAGTTCCTTAGAGGATAATTTATACAAAGCAGTACAATCTGCAGACCAAGGATCGATTGTGTGCCTTCTAGACAGAG GCGCAAACCCAAATAAGATAGCAAAAAATGGTAAAACTTCGTTAGGTGAAGCATGCAATGTAGGAAATTTAAGTATAGTGAAATTGTTGGTTGATACAACAAGATCTAGACAAACTACACATTCAAGTAGAAAGCGCCATTTAAAAATCCAAAAGCGCAAGATAAAAAACGATGGACCTCAGGAAGAGACACTTACTAAATACAAAAACCCTAGTGATAGAAAACGTATGGGCTTGCAACTTGAAAATATAGGCCCGGGTCAGGATTCCAAAAGAGATGTCAACCGTGGATACTTTGTGTTTATACACAGTGATGGCTCCAGTAGTGACGAGAGTAGAATCACCAGTTTGCTATCTCCTTTGAGTCCAGTATCATTGACACCCTCACCACAGGATGACTTGGAATGGGATGAAGAGATTGGCAATGTGGCTCCTACCACCAGTGAAGATGAGACTTGGACTTCAATGTATAA ATGGTATGCTTCAATATTAGAATGCACCGGTGCAGCTATTGCATCACAATCAATAGAGATTTATGGAATTGATCAGCAAGATGCTTTTATGAGAACTGCATTACACTATGCAGCTGAGCGGGGACATGCAGAGGTTGTGAGATTGTTGTTAGATGCAG GAAGCAAAGTGGAAGTAATTGCCGGCGACGGTTCCACTCCTCTTCACGTCGCCGTCATTAAGAATCACCCGGAGATTGTGAAAATGCTGTTGATGGCAGGGTGCCATGTCAACAACAAGACTCATGAGAAAATGACGCCGTTACACTACGCAGCTTCTAATGGATTTATAGATTTG gTGAAAATTCTAGTAAACAATGGTGCTAACTTGGAAGCCAGGGACACCAGTGAGCGCACCGCTCTGTTCATAGCAGCCGGCAGAGGACATGTTGATGTGGTCAAATACCTCATATCGGTTGGAGCTAACGTTAATGGCGAAGAAATTCATG GATATACGCCACTTTGTGAAGCTGTTTGGCGCAGATTTCCGGAAGTAGTCGAAGTATTATTATTGTCCAGAGCTCGAATAACACATTCCCACAAACTTTTACATTATGCAATAATACAAAGACAG gaGGAAATCGTAAAAATGCTTGCAAATTACGGCGGCGGGCTGAATCTCCACAACGATAATGGCGACACGCCTCTGCTGCTGGCGGTGAGGTTGTCACAGCCCGGGGTTGCCAGAATTTTATTGGAAAAAG GTGCCCACGTTAACTCCTGTAACAGCATAACTGGAGCCACCGCACTCCACATAGCTGTTGAAAGTATAGACTGTCCTGAAATATTTGAGGAATTGCTAATTTGTCTGTTAGAGTATAGGCTAGACATGAACGCGATAGCGCTTACTGGCGACACTGCCCTGAACAGAGCATTACTATTACACAA AGATCACGCGGCGGTGTTGCAAATTCGCTACGGAGCCAACGTCAATGCCTGTGATTTGCATTCCTGTGGTTTAGACAACTTATCAATTGCAAGTAGGCGACGCTCGAATAATTTAGCTCGTATGCTAATAAAGGCAGGCCATCATATAACTACACCTGATCCTACTACAGCGGTCCCTAAACAAGGCACAACAGCCTACTGGCTGTATCATACCAGCAGACAACCACATAGCCTGTCGGACATTTGTAGAATGCAAATTAGATCTAtgactaagaaaaaaatactgttTCAATATATATCAACACTGCCTTTACCCACGAGCTTAAAAAGATTCCTAATGATGGAAGATGAAGGTCTATAG
- the LOC134647946 gene encoding rho guanine nucleotide exchange factor 7 isoform X1 — protein sequence MSTESCLVKAIYSFKGKNNDELCFKKGDIITVTQKEEGGWWEGTLGETTGWFPSNYVTECKDQSGSLTTSPIRAASEIQAFRNVVLKDIIDSEKAHVAEMQGLASNFLQPLENSDMLTRDEFKQLTGNINEVLQTHEQFLSLLEECATKTGPDQRVGGLFLQWAPKIKSVHQTYCAGHPKAVCILDKYKEDLNTWMENAGAVCPGVLVLTAGLSKPFRRLSKYPAMLQELARHVHEAHPDRGDTHRASVVYKDIASGCAALRRQKELELQVVTGEVRGWPGGELAALGDVLHMGSVAVGPSHQDRYLVLFPSALLLLSVSKRVSAFVYEGCLPLTGITVCKLDDSETRKNAFEISGPMIDTIVAVCQTRAEADNWVSLLQKHSNTSSPAHEPGQPQSLPHMAMTDGNNPDLSSGLTSHKRSHSFNNHQSYSQHTQQTSKSKQKNQSARWLLNSCDSIDQSPAKPNKNAIGKKFSSVDFIDTAGSNYSNKGWSITCLRPAPPLRPQSFTAGSDENIGPTHPYAPHQRKSNSYEEDALILKVIEAYCTSARCRNAVSSVPNIPLEIFEATRRRHAKSRNRIIMDCGHLSLGKVQYHAPASNIFHYNYTKLPIVQRSETPDYVGCSKSSKVKRNKSSAADTYLYRGLETRRLLSERKFQMNRSNPNLWECSEERRQKLCEGRERRSGSHPSLAAALRAVAPASAPAPAPLGAPRAARSARSSTWCCGSFVKQLTKSHHFD from the exons ATGTCAACCGAAAGTTGCTTAGTAAAAGCAATCTACTCATTCAAAGGCAAGAATAATGACGAACTGTGTTTCAAAAAGGGTGATATCATCACAGTTACTCAGAAGGAGGAAGGGGGCTGGTGGGAAGGAACCTTAGGGGAAACCACTGGGTGGTTCCCTAGTAATTATGTTACAGAATGTAaag atCAATCAGGATCTTTAACTACATCTCCTATTAGAGCAGCATCTGAAATTCAAGCATTTAGAAATGTTGTCCTCAAAGACATTATTGATTCAGAAAAGGCACATGTGGCCGAGATGCAGGGGCTGGCCAGTAATTTCCTTCAACCTCTGGAGAATAGTGACAT GCTAACAAGAGATGAATTCAAGCAATTGACAGGCAATATAAATGAGGTGCTACAAACTCATGAACAGTTCCTTTCCCTGTTAGAAGAATGTGCAACCAAAACAGGCCCTGACCAGCGGGTGGGCGGCCTTTTCTTGCAATGGGCTCCAAAGATTAAATCAGTGCATCAAACATACTGTGCTGGTCATCCTAAAGCAGTGTGCATCCTCGACAAATACAA GGAGGACCTTAACACATGGATGGAGAATGCTGGTGCCGTATGCCCTGGAGTATTAGTACTAACAGCAGGACTATCCAAACCATTCCGTCGCCTCAGCAAGTACCCGGCGATGCTGCAAGAGCTGGCGCGACATGTTCATGAGGCGCATCCGGACAGGGGCGACACACATCGCGCTTCGGTTGTTTACAAAGATATTGCT AGCGGCTGCGCAGCATTACGGCGGCAAAAAGAGCTAGAGCTTCAAGTAGTAACAGGAGAAGTGCGCGGATGGCCCGGTGGCGAGCTAGCGGCACTCGGCGATGTCTTGCACATGGGCAGTGTAGCGGTGGGCCCTTCGCACCAAGACCGGTACCTAGTGCTTTTCCCTTCGGCGCTGCTTTTACTGTCTGTTAGCAAGAGGGTGTCGGCGTTTGTTTATGAG GGTTGTCTGCCACTCACCGGCATAACAGTCTGCAAACTAGACGACTCTGAAACAAGGAAGAATGCATTTGAAATTAGTGGTCCAATGATAGACACCATAGTAGCGGTGTGTCAGACGCGAGCGGAGGCCGACAACTGGGTCAGTTTGTTGCAAAAACATTCGAACACCAGCAGTCCTGCACATGAACCTGGTCAGCCGCAATCACTGCCACAT atggCCATGACAGACGGCAATAACCCTGATTTATCGTCAGGTCTAACCAGCCACAAAAGATCACACTCATTCAACAACCATCAAAGCTATTCGCAGCATACCCAGCAAACgtcaaaaagtaaacaaaaaaatcAGTCTGCCCGCTGGCTTTTGAATTCTTGCGACTCTATTGATCAGTCGCCTGCCAAACCAAATAAAAATGCTATCGGTAAAAAATTCTCATCCGTTGATTTCATCGACACGGCGGGATCGAACTACAGCAATAAAG GATGGAGTATAACATGTTTGCGCCCCGCGCCGCCCCTGCGGCCGCAATCCTTCACGGCGGGCTCCGACGAGAACATAGGCCCGACGCACCCGTATGCACCACACCAACGAAAGTCAAACTCCTATGAAGAAGACGCTCTTATTCTTAAGGTCATCGAAGCCTATTGCACTTCGGCGCGCTGTAGAAATGCTGTAAGTTCTG TACCCAATATACCACTGGAGATATTCGAGGCTACAAGGAGGAGACATGCCAAGTCAAGAAACCGTATTATCA TGGACTGCGGTCACTTGTCTCTTGGTAAAGTACAATATCACGCACCCGCTTCTAACATTTTTCACTATAACTACACTAAATTGCCTATCGTCCAAAGAAGTGAGACCCCCGACTACGTAGGCTGCAGCAAGTCTTCGAAAGTGAAGCGTAACAAAAGCTCAGCTGCCGACACTTACCTGTATCGCGGCCTCGAGACGAGGAGGCTGCTCTCGGAACGCAAGTTCCAGATGAACCGTTCTAACCCGAATCTATGGGAATGTTCAGAGGAGCGCaggcagaagctgtgcgaggGTCGGGAGCGGCGCAGCGGGTCGCACCCGAGCCTCGCGGCGGCGCTGCGCGCGGTCGCCCCCGcctccgcgcccgcgcccgccccgCTCGGCGCTCCCCGCGCCGCTCGCTCGGCGCGTTCCTCCACTTGGTGCTGCGGATCTTTCGTCAAACAACTCACCAAATCTCACCACTTCGACTGA
- the LOC134647946 gene encoding rho guanine nucleotide exchange factor 7 isoform X2, which translates to MSTESCLVKAIYSFKGKNNDELCFKKGDIITVTQKEEGGWWEGTLGETTGWFPSNYVTECKDQSGSLTTSPIRAASEIQAFRNVVLKDIIDSEKAHVAEMQGLASNFLQPLENSDMLTRDEFKQLTGNINEVLQTHEQFLSLLEECATKTGPDQRVGGLFLQWAPKIKSVHQTYCAGHPKAVCILDKYKEDLNTWMENAGAVCPGVLVLTAGLSKPFRRLSKYPAMLQELARHVHEAHPDRGDTHRASVVYKDIASGCAALRRQKELELQVVTGEVRGWPGGELAALGDVLHMGSVAVGPSHQDRYLVLFPSALLLLSVSKRVSAFVYEGCLPLTGITVCKLDDSETRKNAFEISGPMIDTIVAVCQTRAEADNWVSLLQKHSNTSSPAHEPGQPQSLPHMAMTDGNNPDLSSGLTSHKRSHSFNNHQSYSQHTQQTSKSKQKNQSARWLLNSCDSIDQSPAKPNKNAIGKKFSSVDFIDTAGSNYSNKGWSITCLRPAPPLRPQSFTAGSDENIGPTHPYAPHQRKSNSYEEDALILKVIEAYCTSARCRNAVSSVDCGHLSLGKVQYHAPASNIFHYNYTKLPIVQRSETPDYVGCSKSSKVKRNKSSAADTYLYRGLETRRLLSERKFQMNRSNPNLWECSEERRQKLCEGRERRSGSHPSLAAALRAVAPASAPAPAPLGAPRAARSARSSTWCCGSFVKQLTKSHHFD; encoded by the exons ATGTCAACCGAAAGTTGCTTAGTAAAAGCAATCTACTCATTCAAAGGCAAGAATAATGACGAACTGTGTTTCAAAAAGGGTGATATCATCACAGTTACTCAGAAGGAGGAAGGGGGCTGGTGGGAAGGAACCTTAGGGGAAACCACTGGGTGGTTCCCTAGTAATTATGTTACAGAATGTAaag atCAATCAGGATCTTTAACTACATCTCCTATTAGAGCAGCATCTGAAATTCAAGCATTTAGAAATGTTGTCCTCAAAGACATTATTGATTCAGAAAAGGCACATGTGGCCGAGATGCAGGGGCTGGCCAGTAATTTCCTTCAACCTCTGGAGAATAGTGACAT GCTAACAAGAGATGAATTCAAGCAATTGACAGGCAATATAAATGAGGTGCTACAAACTCATGAACAGTTCCTTTCCCTGTTAGAAGAATGTGCAACCAAAACAGGCCCTGACCAGCGGGTGGGCGGCCTTTTCTTGCAATGGGCTCCAAAGATTAAATCAGTGCATCAAACATACTGTGCTGGTCATCCTAAAGCAGTGTGCATCCTCGACAAATACAA GGAGGACCTTAACACATGGATGGAGAATGCTGGTGCCGTATGCCCTGGAGTATTAGTACTAACAGCAGGACTATCCAAACCATTCCGTCGCCTCAGCAAGTACCCGGCGATGCTGCAAGAGCTGGCGCGACATGTTCATGAGGCGCATCCGGACAGGGGCGACACACATCGCGCTTCGGTTGTTTACAAAGATATTGCT AGCGGCTGCGCAGCATTACGGCGGCAAAAAGAGCTAGAGCTTCAAGTAGTAACAGGAGAAGTGCGCGGATGGCCCGGTGGCGAGCTAGCGGCACTCGGCGATGTCTTGCACATGGGCAGTGTAGCGGTGGGCCCTTCGCACCAAGACCGGTACCTAGTGCTTTTCCCTTCGGCGCTGCTTTTACTGTCTGTTAGCAAGAGGGTGTCGGCGTTTGTTTATGAG GGTTGTCTGCCACTCACCGGCATAACAGTCTGCAAACTAGACGACTCTGAAACAAGGAAGAATGCATTTGAAATTAGTGGTCCAATGATAGACACCATAGTAGCGGTGTGTCAGACGCGAGCGGAGGCCGACAACTGGGTCAGTTTGTTGCAAAAACATTCGAACACCAGCAGTCCTGCACATGAACCTGGTCAGCCGCAATCACTGCCACAT atggCCATGACAGACGGCAATAACCCTGATTTATCGTCAGGTCTAACCAGCCACAAAAGATCACACTCATTCAACAACCATCAAAGCTATTCGCAGCATACCCAGCAAACgtcaaaaagtaaacaaaaaaatcAGTCTGCCCGCTGGCTTTTGAATTCTTGCGACTCTATTGATCAGTCGCCTGCCAAACCAAATAAAAATGCTATCGGTAAAAAATTCTCATCCGTTGATTTCATCGACACGGCGGGATCGAACTACAGCAATAAAG GATGGAGTATAACATGTTTGCGCCCCGCGCCGCCCCTGCGGCCGCAATCCTTCACGGCGGGCTCCGACGAGAACATAGGCCCGACGCACCCGTATGCACCACACCAACGAAAGTCAAACTCCTATGAAGAAGACGCTCTTATTCTTAAGGTCATCGAAGCCTATTGCACTTCGGCGCGCTGTAGAAATGCTGTAAGTTCTG TGGACTGCGGTCACTTGTCTCTTGGTAAAGTACAATATCACGCACCCGCTTCTAACATTTTTCACTATAACTACACTAAATTGCCTATCGTCCAAAGAAGTGAGACCCCCGACTACGTAGGCTGCAGCAAGTCTTCGAAAGTGAAGCGTAACAAAAGCTCAGCTGCCGACACTTACCTGTATCGCGGCCTCGAGACGAGGAGGCTGCTCTCGGAACGCAAGTTCCAGATGAACCGTTCTAACCCGAATCTATGGGAATGTTCAGAGGAGCGCaggcagaagctgtgcgaggGTCGGGAGCGGCGCAGCGGGTCGCACCCGAGCCTCGCGGCGGCGCTGCGCGCGGTCGCCCCCGcctccgcgcccgcgcccgccccgCTCGGCGCTCCCCGCGCCGCTCGCTCGGCGCGTTCCTCCACTTGGTGCTGCGGATCTTTCGTCAAACAACTCACCAAATCTCACCACTTCGACTGA
- the LOC134647946 gene encoding rho guanine nucleotide exchange factor 7 isoform X3 has protein sequence MSTESCLVKAIYSFKGKNNDELCFKKGDIITVTQKEEGGWWEGTLGETTGWFPSNYVTECKDQSGSLTTSPIRAASEIQAFRNVVLKDIIDSEKAHVAEMQGLASNFLQPLENSDMLTRDEFKQLTGNINEVLQTHEQFLSLLEECATKTGPDQRVGGLFLQWAPKIKSVHQTYCAGHPKAVCILDKYKEDLNTWMENAGAVCPGVLVLTAGLSKPFRRLSKYPAMLQELARHVHEAHPDRGDTHRASVVYKDIASGCAALRRQKELELQVVTGEVRGWPGGELAALGDVLHMGSVAVGPSHQDRYLVLFPSALLLLSVSKRVSAFVYEGCLPLTGITVCKLDDSETRKNAFEISGPMIDTIVAVCQTRAEADNWVSLLQKHSNTSSPAHEPGQPQSLPHMAMTDGNNPDLSSGLTSHKRSHSFNNHQSYSQHTQQTSKSKQKNQSARWLLNSCDSIDQSPAKPNKNAIGKKFSSVDFIDTAGSNYSNKGWSITCLRPAPPLRPQSFTAGSDENIGPTHPYAPHQRKSNSYEEDALILKVIEAYCTSARCRNAVSSECDDESPLTIEALVRSPSLPAHPTAAHGSPSLWAVVMRLQNDIKTLKLDVKNLQLQLNEEKQDRNLAIAALQSNNILKDVKESKC, from the exons ATGTCAACCGAAAGTTGCTTAGTAAAAGCAATCTACTCATTCAAAGGCAAGAATAATGACGAACTGTGTTTCAAAAAGGGTGATATCATCACAGTTACTCAGAAGGAGGAAGGGGGCTGGTGGGAAGGAACCTTAGGGGAAACCACTGGGTGGTTCCCTAGTAATTATGTTACAGAATGTAaag atCAATCAGGATCTTTAACTACATCTCCTATTAGAGCAGCATCTGAAATTCAAGCATTTAGAAATGTTGTCCTCAAAGACATTATTGATTCAGAAAAGGCACATGTGGCCGAGATGCAGGGGCTGGCCAGTAATTTCCTTCAACCTCTGGAGAATAGTGACAT GCTAACAAGAGATGAATTCAAGCAATTGACAGGCAATATAAATGAGGTGCTACAAACTCATGAACAGTTCCTTTCCCTGTTAGAAGAATGTGCAACCAAAACAGGCCCTGACCAGCGGGTGGGCGGCCTTTTCTTGCAATGGGCTCCAAAGATTAAATCAGTGCATCAAACATACTGTGCTGGTCATCCTAAAGCAGTGTGCATCCTCGACAAATACAA GGAGGACCTTAACACATGGATGGAGAATGCTGGTGCCGTATGCCCTGGAGTATTAGTACTAACAGCAGGACTATCCAAACCATTCCGTCGCCTCAGCAAGTACCCGGCGATGCTGCAAGAGCTGGCGCGACATGTTCATGAGGCGCATCCGGACAGGGGCGACACACATCGCGCTTCGGTTGTTTACAAAGATATTGCT AGCGGCTGCGCAGCATTACGGCGGCAAAAAGAGCTAGAGCTTCAAGTAGTAACAGGAGAAGTGCGCGGATGGCCCGGTGGCGAGCTAGCGGCACTCGGCGATGTCTTGCACATGGGCAGTGTAGCGGTGGGCCCTTCGCACCAAGACCGGTACCTAGTGCTTTTCCCTTCGGCGCTGCTTTTACTGTCTGTTAGCAAGAGGGTGTCGGCGTTTGTTTATGAG GGTTGTCTGCCACTCACCGGCATAACAGTCTGCAAACTAGACGACTCTGAAACAAGGAAGAATGCATTTGAAATTAGTGGTCCAATGATAGACACCATAGTAGCGGTGTGTCAGACGCGAGCGGAGGCCGACAACTGGGTCAGTTTGTTGCAAAAACATTCGAACACCAGCAGTCCTGCACATGAACCTGGTCAGCCGCAATCACTGCCACAT atggCCATGACAGACGGCAATAACCCTGATTTATCGTCAGGTCTAACCAGCCACAAAAGATCACACTCATTCAACAACCATCAAAGCTATTCGCAGCATACCCAGCAAACgtcaaaaagtaaacaaaaaaatcAGTCTGCCCGCTGGCTTTTGAATTCTTGCGACTCTATTGATCAGTCGCCTGCCAAACCAAATAAAAATGCTATCGGTAAAAAATTCTCATCCGTTGATTTCATCGACACGGCGGGATCGAACTACAGCAATAAAG GATGGAGTATAACATGTTTGCGCCCCGCGCCGCCCCTGCGGCCGCAATCCTTCACGGCGGGCTCCGACGAGAACATAGGCCCGACGCACCCGTATGCACCACACCAACGAAAGTCAAACTCCTATGAAGAAGACGCTCTTATTCTTAAGGTCATCGAAGCCTATTGCACTTCGGCGCGCTGTAGAAATGCTGTAAGTTCTG AATGCGACGACGAGAGCCCATTGACGATTGAAGCTCTAGTGAGGTCGCCTTCGCTGCCTGCACACCCGACTGCGGCGCACGGGTCGCCGAGCTTGTGGGCCGTTGTTATGCGATTACAAAACGATATAAAAACGCTCAAATTGGACGTTAAGAACTTGCAGTTGCAACTGAACGAGGAGAAACAAGACAGAAATCTTGCCATTGCTGCTTTACAatctaacaatattttaaaagatgTTAAGgaaagtaaatgttaa
- the LOC134648181 gene encoding uncharacterized protein LOC134648181, with protein sequence MTSLEFKEFCNKFRIEHHVVAKGASRANGQAERIMKIIKDNMSVVELDKPWYSAMQDLQLAINCTISKSTGKSPLELLLGKKCSPPAIKLLQVDDDEPIEDLTSVRNVCKQRMDERSFQDKVRFDIGKARVKPYKVGDFVLMRRHERHTTKLGAKFEGPMEILEILPNDRYKLKHVNLRGSTEKIASHDFLRPAPMGQTDPFGNDDDESAVWAVDETSSSVQNEDCSQSETQ encoded by the coding sequence ATGACGTCGCTAGAGTTTAAAGAATTCTGTAATAAATTCCGTATTGAACATCATGTTGTGGCTAAAGGCGCTAGTAGGGCAAATGGTCAGGCAGAGcgtattatgaaaataataaaagataatATGTCAGTGGTGGAGCTTGATAAACCGTGGTATTCTGCTATGCAAGACCTACAGTTAGCAATTAATTGTACGATTTCTAAAAGTACCGGTAAGAGTCCATTAGAACTGTTGCTAGGTAAAAAATGTTCGCCACCCGCTATCAAGCTTCTCCAAGTTGACGATGACGAGCCTATAGAGGACCTTACTTCTGTTAGAAATGTTTGTAAGCAAAGGATGGACGAGCGATCTTTTCAAGACAAAGTGAGGTTTGATATAGGTAAAGCGCGGGTCAAACCTTACAAAGTGGGAGATTTTGTTTTGATGCGTCGTCATGAAAGACATACTACCAAATTGGGTGCAAAATTTGAGGGCCCCATGgaaatattagaaatattacCAAACGACcgttataaattaaaacatgttaaTTTACGTGGAAGTACTGAAAAGATCGCTAGCCATGATTTCTTGAGACCTGCTCCTATGGGACAGACAGATCCATTTGGTAATGATGATGACGAGTCTGCCGTGTGGGCGGTGGATGAGACGAGTAGCAGTGTTCAAAATGAAGACTGCTCTCAGTCCGAGACTCAATAA